One region of Aurantimonas sp. HBX-1 genomic DNA includes:
- a CDS encoding IS30 family transposase translates to MSSYSHLSSAEREQIAILQAAGHSTNAIAEALGRAPYTIGGELRRNCLAGGGYSPHHADGAHLERRQREAALEGDERLSRFVIDRLSEGWSPEQIAGWLKNGAEPKLRSLVTETIYAFVYRPSQKAAELWRYLLRRRRTRRPMKARPSRDAIKDRRSIHDRPTSAADRKQAGHWEVDLVICKRPRPV, encoded by the coding sequence GTGTCATCGTATTCCCACCTGTCTTCGGCTGAAAGGGAGCAGATCGCTATCCTCCAGGCTGCGGGCCATTCCACAAACGCCATCGCCGAGGCGCTCGGGCGAGCACCGTATACCATCGGCGGTGAGCTGAGGCGCAACTGTCTTGCCGGCGGCGGTTACTCGCCCCACCACGCCGACGGGGCCCATCTTGAACGGCGCCAGCGCGAGGCTGCTCTGGAAGGCGACGAACGCCTGTCTCGTTTCGTCATCGATCGCCTTTCCGAAGGCTGGTCTCCCGAACAGATCGCGGGCTGGCTGAAGAACGGCGCGGAGCCGAAGTTGCGCTCGCTCGTCACCGAGACGATCTACGCCTTCGTCTACCGTCCGTCCCAGAAGGCCGCCGAACTCTGGCGCTATCTGCTGCGTCGGCGAAGAACCCGCCGCCCAATGAAGGCACGCCCGTCCCGCGACGCCATCAAGGACCGCCGTTCGATCCACGACCGGCCGACCTCGGCCGCCGATCGAAAGCAGGCGGGCCATTGGGAGGTCGATCTCGTCATCTGCAAGAGGCCTCGGCCAGTTTAA